One stretch of Arthrobacter polaris DNA includes these proteins:
- a CDS encoding maleylpyruvate isomerase N-terminal domain-containing protein, with translation MLGLAKQMDALSXSDWGAATECTGWSVRDVAAHLLGAQEDLTSIRRTLQRRRTGRQHYRGLSPLDAANQQQIDDHSSDTTNDVVASYRANIPKVARRVATFPTLLSGVPVDKTMAPGGLPLRIGYLYATIYLRDAWMHSIDIARPRCPRASTEADGMVVGQILRDVSVVWSDGPHLELELTGXVCGTWRLGASNGPTCRITADSVDXCRRLSGRLPDTRLTLVAGEPSVPVRLEVSRILF, from the coding sequence ATGTTAGGACTGGCCAAACAAATGGATGCCCTTTCCNCCTCCGACTGGGGCGCAGCAACGGAGTGCACCGGATGGAGCGTCAGGGATGTGGCGGCCCATCTTCTGGGTGCGCAGGAAGACCTCACGAGCATCCGCCGGACGTTGCAGCGACGACGGACCGGCCGCCAGCACTACCGCGGGCTGTCGCCCCTGGATGCCGCCAACCAGCAACAGATCGACGACCATTCCTCCGACACCACCAACGACGTCGTCGCCAGCTACAGGGCCAACATCCCGAAGGTGGCGCGCAGGGTGGCAACGTTTCCGACCCTACTCAGCGGGGTCCCGGTGGATAAAACCATGGCGCCAGGTGGGCTGCCGCTGCGGATCGGCTATCTGTACGCCACGATCTACCTGCGTGATGCATGGATGCACAGCATTGACATCGCCCGGCCACGGTGTCCCCGGGCGTCCACGGAGGCGGACGGAATGGTGGTGGGACAGATCCTGCGCGACGTGTCCGTGGTCTGGTCAGATGGACCCCACCTCGAGCTGGAATTAACAGGGNAGGTCTGCGGGACGTGGCGGCTTGGCGCATCAAACGGCCCTACGTGCCGGATCACTGCTGACAGCGTGGATNTTTGCCGGCGCCTCTCCGGACGCCTACCTGACACCAGACTGACACTGGTGGCCGGGGAGCCGTCCGTTCCGGTTCGGCTGGAGGTATCGCGCATCTTGTTCTAA
- a CDS encoding TetR/AcrR family transcriptional regulator: MSTPYQHSGRTSQKRRTFDAIVAAARQAVAAGETPTVDGTAIAAGVAXSTAYRYFPSQRELLAAAHPETVWKSLLPDDAPEDPAERLDAVVLEFTRLIINTEAQQRTMLRLSLDRNPANSTLPLRQGRAIAWIQEALIPLQVQGRFSXPEIHALALAVRSAIGIEALIWLTDIGGLTREEARASMCWSAQALLQHALTSGPLPTTQISAGPMVQGESGA, encoded by the coding sequence ATGTCAACCCCTTATCAACATAGTGGCCGCACCAGCCAGAAACGCCGGACTTTCGACGCCATCGTGGCAGCAGCCCGGCAAGCAGTAGCTGCAGGCGAAACTCCGACCGTTGATGGCACCGCGATAGCGGCTGGGGTCGCCNGGAGCACTGCGTATCGCTACTTTCCGAGCCAGCGCGAGCTTCTCGCGGCTGCCCACCCGGAAACTGTCTGGAAGTCTTTGCTGCCGGACGACGCACCGGAAGATCCGGCGGAGCGGCTGGACGCCGTCGTTCTGGAGTTCACCCGGTTGATCATCAACACCGAGGCCCAACAGCGAACCATGCTCAGGCTCTCACTGGACCGAAATCCGGCAAACTCGACGCTCCCACTGCGACAAGGTCGGGCGATCGCCTGGATCCAGGAAGCCCTAATTCCCCTTCAGGTTCAGGGCAGATTCTCCNACCCCGAGATCCATGCCCTAGCACTTGCGGTGCGCAGCGCGATCGGGATAGAAGCACTCATCTGGCTGACCGACATCGGCGGTCTCACGCGAGAGGAGGCCAGAGCGTCGATGTGCTGGTCAGCGCAGGCACTTCTGCAACATGCTCTCACCTCCGGGCCCCTGCCAACAACACAAATTTCGGCGGGTCCAATGGTTCAGGGAGAATCAGGTGCGTAA
- a CDS encoding SDR family oxidoreductase, whose protein sequence is MILLTGGTGTVGKELVRLLQVSGRAHRVLTRSSESARTLEAAGSQAMVGNAENPAVAVAAVAGCDTVISAMTGFGPSSVVXPAAVDRDGNLNLITAAQNAGVERFVLFSVRDAGPGHXMELNRMKFSAEQALRESDMEWIILHPTIILETFTAIMQESLDRHGVAVVXGRGDRPVNFIGAAYVAQSALAAAKRLDLNGSVVELAGPENFSFNELAALLVTRHGSGRVVHVPIPVLRAMAFSATTLAPRWARILRAAILMCTSDMASEPSLIQESLSRIPMKTIRETLAESHQTPR, encoded by the coding sequence ATGATTCTATTGACCGGCGGTACCGGGACTGTTGGCAAGGAACTGGTCCGACTCCTTCAGGTTTCCGGGCGAGCGCATCGTGTATTGACTCGTAGTTCCGAGAGCGCGAGAACCCTGGAAGCGGCCGGCTCGCAAGCGATGGTGGGGAACGCGGAGAATCCCGCGGTCGCTGTGGCGGCTGTAGCTGGCTGCGACACCGTCATTTCCGCCATGACGGGCTTTGGACCGTCCTCGGTAGTTNCTCCGGCCGCCGTCGATCGTGATGGAAACCTGAACCTGATCACGGCAGCACAAAACGCTGGGGTGGAACGGTTTGTCCTCTTCTCGGTCAGGGACGCCGGACCGGGGCACNCCATGGAACTGAACCGCATGAAATTTAGCGCCGAGCAAGCCTTACGCGAGTCTGACATGGAATGGATCATCCTGCACCCCACCATCATTCTGGAAACATTCACGGCAATCATGCAGGAATCTTTGGACCGGCACGGGGTGGCCGTGGTTNTTGGGCGGGGCGATAGGCCAGTGAACTTCATTGGCGCAGCCTATGTAGCCCAGTCGGCACTCGCCGCTGCGAAGAGGTTGGATCTGAACGGATCAGTCGTGGAGTTGGCAGGACCCGAGAACTTCTCATTCAACGAGTTAGCCGCCTTGCTCGTCACACGCCATGGCTCCGGCCGCGTGGTCCATGTCCCCATTCCGGTTCTACGGGCGATGGCATTTTCAGCCACCACCCTCGCACCAAGGTGGGCTCGGATTCTCCGTGCAGCCATCTTGATGTGCACCTCCGACATGGCCAGTGAGCCTTCATTGATCCAAGAATCACTGTCCCGGATACCGATGAAGACCATACGCGAAACCCTCGCCGAATCGCACCAAACACCCCGCTAG
- a CDS encoding TetR-like C-terminal domain-containing protein yields MSDSVTSGQQQAEVPVAALRAGAHAYVAWSLSNPVAAQLLNWRPVPGFEPSPEAFSASRAMIEDTRRVLALAVEEGWLDPAAASDEALLLFTSVIAGIISQQLANEPSADPASVRFARLVDPAVSMWLEYYALRKES; encoded by the coding sequence ATGTCTGACTCCGTGACATCCGGTCAACAACAGGCAGAAGTGCCCGTGGCTGCGCTCCGCGCAGGCGCCCATGCCTACGTGGCGTGGTCCCTGTCCAACCCCGTGGCAGCCCAGTTGCTGAACTGGCGCCCTGTGCCCGGATTTGAACCTTCACCCGAGGCTTTCTCAGCCAGCCGCGCCATGATCGAAGACACTAGGAGAGTGCTGGCACTTGCCGTCGAAGAAGGCTGGCTGGATCCTGCTGCTGCCAGCGACGAGGCCCTNTTGCTCTTCACCTCTGTCATTGCCGGCATCATCTCCCAGCAACTGGCCAACGAGCCGTCGGCGGATCCAGCATCGGTGCGGTTCGCGCGCTTAGTCGACCCTGCCGTGAGCATGTGGCTGGAATATTACGCATTAAGGAAAGAATCATGA
- a CDS encoding VOC family protein — protein MDMRLELVPLPSTDVDRSKAFYIDQVGXHLDHDVEPGNGMRVIQLTPPGSACSIVIGVGISDXQGAPVQGLHLVVDDLDAVRRTLLGNGVQVSEVSDMGGGVRYAYFSDPDDNSWALQQISR, from the coding sequence ATGGACATGCGCTTGGAATTGGTTCCGCTACCCTCAACGGATGTTGACCGCAGCAAAGCGTTCTACATTGATCAGGTCGGTNTTCACCTCGATCACGACGTGGAACCGGGCAACGGTATGCGCGTCATCCAGCTGACACCGCCAGGATCAGCGTGTTCCATCGTCATTGGTGTCGGCATCAGCGACNCCCAGGGTGCACCCGTCCAAGGGCTGCATTTAGTGGTGGATGACCTTGACGCCGTCCGCCGAACACTTCTCGGCAACGGGGTCCAGGTGTCCGAGGTCTCCGACATGGGTGGGGGCGTCCGCTACGCATACTTCAGCGATCCCGACGACAACTCCTGGGCCCTGCAACAAATCTCCCGATAA
- a CDS encoding cupin domain-containing protein → METISSPSGIIRTQGQGERRWFFGGGVHTWKARAAETAGAFLMFEDQMAGGKMTPLHTHPDSDETMYILEGEIIMHMDGVDHRVGAGGLAMAPRGVPHAFMVVSESARMLCLHTPGCCESFYWDASTPLPTRXPVETGPVDMGKVQASASKNGGITLLGPPPFALLKS, encoded by the coding sequence ATGGAAACGATCAGTAGTCCGTCAGGCATCATACGTACTCAAGGCCAGGGCGAGCGGCGTTGGTTCTTCGGCGGTGGAGTCCACACCTGGAAGGCCAGAGCGGCTGAGACCGCGGGCGCTTTTCTTATGTTTGAAGACCAGATGGCGGGCGGAAAGATGACGCCCTTGCATACGCATCCAGATTCAGACGAGACCATGTATATCCTGGAAGGCGAGATCATCATGCACATGGACGGTGTGGACCACCGGGTTGGTGCCGGTGGCCTGGCCATGGCTCCTCGAGGTGTTCCGCACGCTTTTATGGTGGTCTCTGAGTCCGCGAGGATGCTGTGCCTGCATACNCCCGGGTGCTGTGAGTCGTTCTACTGGGACGCGAGCACACCACTGCCGACCAGGGANCCTGTCGAGACCGGCCCGGTGGATATGGGTAAGGTACAGGCGTCCGCGAGCAAGAACGGCGGCATCACGCTTCTTGGTCCGCCACCATTTGCGTTGCTCAAATCGTGA
- a CDS encoding TetR/AcrR family transcriptional regulator, which produces MSIFPDRRTLRRQSTKEEILTAALQLMGQEGVAGMSLSAVARSVGMQPPSLYEYFPSKNAIYDALFERGARDLRRAVLAAGPRQQQAEAPVAAPRRCPRLRGLVPGQPVAAQLLNWRPVPGFEPSPEASSASRAMIEDTS; this is translated from the coding sequence ATGAGCATATTCCCGGATCGGCGCACCCTACGCCGACAGTCCACCAAAGAGGAGATCCTCACAGCAGCACTCCAATTGATGGGACAGGAAGGCGTGGCCGGGATGTCCCTCTCCGCCGTGGCCCGCAGCGTCGGCATGCAGCCACCCTCTTTGTACGAGTACTTTCCGTCCAAGAACGCAATCTACGACGCACTTTTTGAACGCGGGGCCCGTGATCTCCGCAGAGCCGTCCTCGCTGCCGGGCCCCGTCAACAACAGGCAGAAGCGCCCGTGGCCGCTCCGCGCAGGTGCCCGCGCCTACGTGGCTTGGTCCCTGGCCAACCCGTGGCAGCCCAATTGCTGAACTGGCGCCCCGTGCCCGGATTCGAACCCTCACCCGAGGCTTCCTCAGCCAGCCGCGCCATGATCGAAGACACTAGCTAG
- a CDS encoding cytoplasmic protein: MDPVKANPQNYRVVFENDRVRVLEYTDTPGHSTIEHHHPDSVMITASTFRRRLSSNGHSIDVDMPAGVARWLPSQDHSGENIGETDTHAFFVELKEPDRGSTRVNGGSLGPEGP; the protein is encoded by the coding sequence ATGGATCCAGTAAAGGCGAATCCGCAGAACTATCGGGTGGTATTTGAGAACGACCGGGTTCGCGTGCTCGAGTACACGGACACGCCAGGACACTCGACCATCGAGCACCATCATCCTGACAGTGTGATGATCACGGCCAGCACGTTCCGTCGCCGTCTATCCTCCAACGGACACAGCATCGATGTGGACATGCCTGCCGGCGTGGCACGTTGGCTGCCTTCCCAAGACCATTCCGGGGAGAACATTGGGGAAACGGACACCCACGCGTTCTTTGTCGAACTCAAAGAGCCTGACCGGGGTTCAACTCGAGTGAACGGCGGCTCGTTGGGTCCGGAGGGGCCCTGA
- a CDS encoding helix-turn-helix transcriptional regulator — protein MSVSATAVSNHPSSLGYSHRLRLRTRGSYRSYGAYPRDMPTALTRSTVRERIASISTKASDARTFRTEVLRELHHAIDFDAHVWLLTDPVTTVGSDPHADIPALGQLPSLVKFKYLTPVNRWTELAAHRVDAASLVGATGGDLAKSLLWREVLHDYGVKDVASIVMVDRYGCXGFLDLWRSTSSSAFDNQDLAFLRDLAPVLTSALRVRQSATFPPXPPARRRAGGSVVFVLMENLEVFSQTGAAEEWLRMLLPAARDVMPVPASVYNAAAQLLAVEDKVDSHEARARVHLAEGTWITARAARMGRQIAVSLETSSPEERLEVFALTHGMSVRERELLGMLADGSDTKRIAQRMFLSELTVQDHLKSIFAKSQTHNRQSLLSQILGTRADQGLSQK, from the coding sequence TTGAGCGTAAGCGCCACAGCGGTCAGTAACCATCCCAGCTCTCTGGGATATTCGCACCGTTTACGGCTGCGAACCCGAGGCTCGTACCGGAGCTATGGGGCGTATCCTCGAGACATGCCCACAGCCCTGACACGCTCCACCGTTCGGGAGCGGATCGCCTCCATCAGCACGAAGGCGTCTGATGCCAGAACGTTTCGCACTGAGGTGTTGCGCGAACTCCATCATGCGATCGATTTCGACGCCCACGTGTGGCTGCTCACTGATCCGGTGACCACTGTGGGTTCTGACCCGCATGCGGATATTCCCGCGTTGGGGCAGCTGCCTTCNCTGGTCAAGTTCAAGTACCTGACTCCAGTCAATCGATGGACTGAATTGGCAGCTCACAGGGTGGACGCTGCCTCGCTTGTTGGGGCCACCGGTGGCGATCTGGCCAAGAGCCTTCTCTGGAGGGAAGTTCTGCACGACTATGGGGTGAAGGATGTGGCTTCCATCGTCATGGTCGATCGTTACGGTTGCTGNGGGTTTCTCGACCTGTGGCGCAGCACCAGCTCCTCAGCATTCGATAACCAAGACCTTGCCTTTCTACGAGACCTTGCACCGGTGTTGACGAGTGCACTTCGCGTGCGTCAGTCAGCCACTTTTCCTCCGTANCCTCCGGCTCGCCGGCGCGCTGGCGGATCCGTCGTGTTTGTTCTCATGGAGAACCTCGAGGTGTTCAGTCAGACAGGTGCGGCGGAAGAGTGGCTTCGTATGCTCCTGCCTGCAGCCCGCGACGTGATGCCGGTGCCGGCGAGTGTTTATAACGCGGCAGCGCAGCTGCTTGCGGTTGAAGACAAGGTCGATTCCCATGAGGCCCGCGCACGTGTACACCTCGCAGAAGGGACGTGGATCACCGCTCGCGCCGCGAGAATGGGACGGCAGATTGCTGTGTCCCTTGAAACCAGCTCGCCAGAGGAACGCCTCGAGGTCTTCGCCCTCACACACGGCATGAGTGTCCGCGAGAGGGAGCTCCTGGGCATGCTCGCGGACGGAAGCGACACAAAACGCATTGCCCAGCGGATGTTTCTGTCGGAGCTAACGGTGCAGGATCACCTCAAATCCATCTTCGCGAAGTCCCAGACCCACAATCGCCAATCCCTTCTCTCCCAGATCCTCGGCACTCGCGCGGACCAAGGATTGAGCCAGAAGTGA
- a CDS encoding PASTA domain-containing protein, with the protein MRPAGSDLAVASEILTVHGLASGRPRAVLSDSPQGTILGSIPELGAFVALTTEVSVLISAGLLVPPVTGKLRADAEAVLKTAGFLSRVQSVDVSGTPDTVTEQDPVAGTSPPAAT; encoded by the coding sequence GTGCGCCCGGCGGGGTCCGATCTTGCTGTAGCCAGTGAGATTCTCACCGTTCATGGGCTGGCGTCCGGGCGGCCGCGTGCGGTTCTCTCCGACTCACCGCAGGGCACGATCCTTGGCAGCATTCCGGAGCTCGGGGCCTTCGTGGCGCTGACCACTGAGGTGTCCGTCCTGATTAGTGCAGGCTTGCTCGTTCCACCTGTGACCGGCAAGCTTCGTGCCGACGCTGAAGCGGTGTTGAAAACAGCGGGTTTCCTCTCGAGGGTTCAAAGTGTTGACGTCTCGGGGACACCCGATACTGTGACAGAGCAGGACCCGGTCGCGGGGACTTCGCCTCCAGCGGCGACGTAA
- a CDS encoding galactose oxidase-like domain-containing protein, whose protein sequence is MPTLDSIDVCQLANIGHWELLPVDSHVLAVHAVLMHTGQVLFFAGSGNNVPNFNANLVKSTVWDYEEGTFYDPGCPFDVFCAGQTALRDGKILVAGGTDKYDNFVGSQAAYLFDPTLRQWIRVANMAQHRWYPTLVTMGDGRSVVSSGITAPNEVFDATVGWDGLPGTTALPLYPHLFLLQDGRLFYTGEQLGNSTVXPRVIDPWTGAEQAIGGLRDNANRDQGNSVLLPPAQQQRFMVIGGGGASGATNHTDLVDLSGGPTGAAFXARPDLARARGLCNSVLLPDRTVLITGGGLHGETRADAVHLAELYDPHTNTIRSVAEASVSRLYHSVALLLPDGRVITAGSNPDRGDDELRLELYHPPYLFQGRRPVMESAPEQWRYGTQVEVSTSSSMTLKWAHLIRPMATTHSSDSSQRLLDLPIVCRDACSITVEVTDNPNLAPPGWYMLFVVDDCHIPSTAVWVCLDHTPPQEPHVKAGRISQIPTGGHEHMPNFPIPGLPQSPGHPSSTGTILSPPMSPV, encoded by the coding sequence ATGCCGACACTCGACTCGATCGACGTTTGCCAGCTGGCCAACATCGGCCACTGGGAACTACTGCCGGTCGACTCCCACGTACTTGCCGTCCATGCGGTGCTGATGCATACCGGACAGGTTCTCTTCTTCGCTGGGTCGGGCAACAACGTGCCGAACTTCAACGCGAACTTGGTCAAAAGCACGGTGTGGGACTACGAGGAGGGTACGTTCTACGACCCCGGCTGCCCGTTCGACGTCTTCTGTGCGGGGCAGACCGCGCTGCGCGATGGCAAGATCCTCGTCGCCGGCGGGACGGATAAGTACGACAATTTCGTGGGATCGCAGGCGGCATACCTCTTCGATCCGACACTACGGCAATGGATCAGGGTCGCTAACATGGCCCAGCACCGGTGGTACCCAACGCTCGTAACGATGGGCGATGGCCGGTCCGTGGTCAGCTCAGGGATCACCGCGCCCAACGAGGTCTTCGACGCGACGGTCGGGTGGGACGGCCTGCCGGGCACCACGGCCTTGCCTCTCTACCCGCACCTCTTCCTGCTGCAGGACGGCCGCCTGTTCTACACCGGGGAGCAGCTAGGCAACTCGACCGTCNGACCCCGTGTCATCGACCCGTGGACCGGCGCCGAGCAGGCCATCGGAGGCTTGAGGGACAACGCGAACCGCGACCAAGGCAACAGCGTCCTGCTGCCGCCCGCACAACAGCAGCGTTTCATGGTCATCGGAGGCGGCGGGGCTAGTGGCGCGACGAACCACACCGACCTCGTCGACCTTTCCGGTGGGCCTACGGGCGCGGCGTTCNTCGCCAGGCCCGATCTCGCTAGGGCCCGCGGCCTGTGCAACTCCGTCCTCCTGCCGGACCGGACCGTCCTCATCACCGGCGGCGGCCTCCACGGCGAGACCCGAGCGGATGCCGTACATCTCGCGGAGCTCTATGACCCGCATACCAACACGATCCGGTCAGTGGCGGAGGCGAGCGTCTCACGGCTCTACCATTCCGTCGCCCTGCTGCTGCCAGACGGGCGAGTCATCACCGCCGGATCGAACCCGGACCGAGGCGACGACGAGCTGCGACTCGAGCTCTACCACCCGCCGTACCTCTTCCAGGGTCGGCGCCCAGTAATGGAGTCGGCGCCTGAGCAGTGGCGCTATGGAACGCAGGTCGAGGTGAGCACCTCGTCGTCGATGACACTCAAGTGGGCACACCTAATCCGGCCGATGGCGACGACCCACTCCTCCGACAGCAGCCAGCGCTTGCTCGACCTCCCGATTGTGTGCCGCGACGCCTGCAGCATCACCGTCGAGGTCACCGACAACCCGAACCTCGCGCCGCCGGGATGGTACATGCTCTTCGTGGTCGACGACTGCCACATTCCGTCGACCGCCGTGTGGGTCTGCCTCGACCACACCCCGCCACAAGAACCGCACGTCAAGGCCGGGAGGATAAGTCAGATACCGACGGGCGGGCACGAGCACATGCCGAACTTCCCGATCCCCGGCTTGCCTCAGTCACCCGGTCATCCCTCCAGCACGGGCACCATTCTCAGCCCACCTATGAGCCCTGTCTGA
- a CDS encoding nuclear transport factor 2 family protein, whose translation MSISGDIGRDAMTVIEELCAATNAHDLDALVALFPSXVNKTPAHPSRGFSGREQVRENWSHIFSAVPDIAAHIIRSADAGMTLWSEWEMIGTRLDGRPHQMAGVIIFIISEGLIAEAAFYLEPVEDHAGTVAEAVGRAVGARALSDETAPLEGGPS comes from the coding sequence ATGAGCATCTCAGGCGATATTGGCCGCGACGCGATGACCGTCATTGAAGAGTTGTGCGCTGCTACTAACGCCCACGATCTCGATGCCCTCGTGGCCCTTTTCCCCTCTNATGTCAACAAGACGCCCGCCCACCCTTCCCGTGGCTTCAGTGGCCGCGAACAGGTCCGGGAAAACTGGAGTCACATCTTCTCCGCTGTTCCGGACATTGCCGCCCACATCATCCGCTCCGCCGACGCTGGTATGACGCTCTGGAGCGAGTGGGAAATGATTGGCACGCGTCTGGACGGGCGCCCTCACCAGATGGCCGGCGTCATTATCTTTATCATCAGCGAAGGACTCATTGCCGAGGCAGCGTTCTACCTTGAGCCTGTCGAGGACCACGCGGGAACGGTGGCTGAGGCTGTTGGCCGTGCCGTTGGTGCCCGTGCGCTATCGGACGAGACCGCACCACTGGAGGGTGGTCCGTCATGA
- a CDS encoding TetR family transcriptional regulator translates to MESARALFLEYGYARTTIAAVAAAAAVSTETIYKSVGSKAGLIRAIYNRGLLGARTVPAEQRSDLLQAQATDGRELILALGMLTAEIGPLAAPIRMLIRDAAASDEEMVRLLVEIDHDRHERMLHNARFMVDRNMLADGITPEFAADVMWFYTAPDIYENLVLSRGWSAYEFGVFVGKATAAALGD, encoded by the coding sequence CTGGAATCAGCTCGCGCCCTGTTTCTGGAATACGGGTACGCCCGGACCACCATCGCGGCGGTTGCGGCCGCCGCTGCCGTTTCCACCGAAACGATCTACAAATCGGTGGGTTCCAAGGCGGGGCTGATTCGGGCCATCTACAACCGCGGGTTGCTGGGAGCCAGGACGGTCCCGGCCGAGCAGCGTTCCGATCTCCTGCAGGCCCAGGCCACAGATGGCAGGGAACTTATACTCGCTCTGGGCATGCTCACGGCAGAGATCGGCCCGCTGGCCGCCCCAATCCGCATGCTTATCAGGGACGCGGCAGCCAGCGACGAAGAAATGGTGCGCCTGCTGGTGGAAATTGACCACGATCGGCATGAACGCATGCTGCATAATGCCCGTTTCATGGTGGACCGCAACATGCTTGCCGATGGCATCACGCCCGAATTTGCCGCGGATGTCATGTGGTTCTATACGGCCCCGGATATTTACGAGAACCTGGTGCTGAGCCGCGGCTGGAGCGCGTACGAGTTCGGTGTGTTTGTCGGCAAGGCAACCGCTGCTGCGTTAGGGGACTAG
- a CDS encoding transposase domain-containing protein — translation MTRFLPDDVVEAVIERMVEIQQRNRLLPSRLKICCVMAWQLLASGSYELGNLHTHAPLASVFDHGAAG, via the coding sequence TTGACACGATTTTTACCGGATGACGTCGTTGAGGCGGTTATCGAGCGAATGGTTGAGATCCAGCAGCGGAACAGACTTCTCCCGTCCCGGCTCAAGATCTGCTGCGTGATGGCCTGGCAGTTGCTTGCGTCCGGTTCTTACGAGCTCGGGAACCTGCACACGCATGCGCCTCTAGCTAGTGTCTTCGATCATGGCGCGGCTGGCTGA
- a CDS encoding NAD(P)-binding domain-containing protein, which produces MEGTGSYGAELTRVLAGHGFTFELPIQSSTTVTHLEVGATGSFSIRTDTGYFASDRVIVATGVQQVPTIPAFADQISVSTTQLHSSNYRNPSMISDGPVAVVEFGTSGAQIACDLAASHSVVLCGSPTPHVPDVVLRYAPSLYWLLIHHILTRSTPVGRMVAKTFFTKGAPLIGISADDIDEAGIIRAEKIDGVRDGNMVTRNGAVIEACTVIWATGYHPDFSWIQGVEVDEAGYPFHERGISSQVPGLGFLGIPFQYGLTSGLIGGAGRDAIYLARRLQHLEATATSGSALPEDIGNASLND; this is translated from the coding sequence GTGGAGGGCACCGGCTCCTACGGGGCCGAACTGACACGGGTCCTGGCCGGCCACGGATTCACATTCGAGCTACCTATTCAATCTTCGACAACCGTGACGCATTTGGAGGTGGGTGCCACAGGTAGCTTCTCCATACGAACCGATACTGGATACTTCGCCTCCGATCGTGTGATCGTTGCGACCGGAGTCCAACAGGTGCCCACAATTCCGGCGTTCGCAGATCAAATTTCTGTAAGTACAACTCAACTGCATTCGAGCAACTATCGAAATCCCAGCATGATTTCTGATGGTCCGGTGGCCGTGGTTGAGTTCGGAACCTCAGGAGCCCAGATCGCGTGCGATCTGGCGGCAAGTCACAGCGTTGTTCTTTGCGGGAGTCCCACNCCTCATGTGCCAGACGTGGTCCTGCGGTATGCTCCCTCGCTGTACTGGCTGCTTATCCACCACATCTTGACTCGGTCAACGCCGGTAGGACGGATGGTAGCCAAGACGTTCTTTACCAAAGGTGCGCCACTGATTGGAATTTCCGCCGACGATATCGACGAGGCCGGGATTATCCGTGCCGAAAAGATCGATGGTGTACGTGATGGGAACATGGTCACCCGAAACGGAGCGGTGATTGAAGCGTGCACTGTAATCTGGGCCACCGGATACCACCCCGATTTCTCTTGGATTCAAGGGGTGGAGGTGGATGAGGCTGGCTACCCATTCCACGAGCGTGGGATCAGCAGCCAAGTTCCCGGGCTGGGATTCTTGGGCATCCCCTTTCAGTATGGGCTGACCTCCGGCCTCATCGGTGGTGCAGGGCGTGATGCCATTTATCTGGCGCGTCGTTTGCAGCATCTCGAGGCCACGGCCACATCCGGCAGCGCCCTACCAGAAGACATCGGAAATGCATCCTTGAACGATTAG